From Antennarius striatus isolate MH-2024 chromosome 9, ASM4005453v1, whole genome shotgun sequence, one genomic window encodes:
- the arid1aa gene encoding AT-rich interactive domain-containing protein 1A isoform X2, producing MAAQVASAATLNTNPPSELKKPDREPKEESAPGDKQSDKKQPGSDSGSPGRGEQDGADAGNAGGGGEPEMKNGNGNPPRANTSNQNDSVGSEVNNHIGLVHHHGPAFPPPSYGYSQHYGRAPFHQHGGQQSPGMAAAAGTAVQSNTMMDPYQPNSHEHGFSNHQFSSYNPFPNRTPYPGQPFAMSSPRSAQPPTAGGQPASVKQQTAAGGPAAMAGSYNNQRYSIGNPQPTSTPTLNKLLTSPSSTRTYSSYPSGDYSGPEGAGKGPSDMSSGSGLYGGSAPAWQQRSHLSSPLSPGGGGQPLARTQPPGPMDPMGKMRSQAYASGSPYSQQSQQGPPTGPQQGPTYPGQGYGPPGPQRYPAGMQGRTPGGMGGMPYAPQMGSFGQQGAGGYGSQGQPPYYGQPNQGPHPSQQQSPYSQTSQVQPGGQTPYPGQTHPLPTPATHTQGGPPYQQPLIPSQSQGPLSVPSQGAPQSQPPYSQASAPQSGQSLYAQQQGPPSQAPQQPNSQDAPGSQGQSNYPGTTQGPQQPPSQQQQAPSQPPQQPLGQSQHPQGQPAAYPQNAQQQQQQQAQQSPYQRFPPPPPQEVSQDSFQSATPPSTQPKSGPEDSQGRPSSLPDLSGSIDDLPIGAEGALSPSVNASGVSSSQGEQSNQAPSPFSPHTSPHLPGIRGPSPSPAGSPASAGTPRAGPLSPANIPGTQMPPRPSSVQSDGSLHPTMSQSPMAQDRGFLQRNHQMPPYSSPQSGSALSPRQASAGQMHPGMGPYQQNNSMGGYGQQGGQYGPQGYPRQPGYGSMPNSNYPGQGIGPMNPLSGQGGGPPYTGMPPGRIPPGQMGTRPYGPGMGPNLVSNMGPNMPPNMSNMPPQVGSGMCPPPGMNRKPQEPAAMQHPAANSMHNRMPGYTSMSPGMMGSGPPYGPPMNNMPGMMNTQGGSPYPMGPNLANNSGGVAPSPEVNNKMNNKVDGSVTPKPESKSKKSNSSTTTNEKITRLYELGPELDRKIWVDRYLAFIDEKAMGMSNLPAVGRKPLDLFRLYMSVKEIGGMAQVSKNKKWRDLASTLNVGTSSSAASSLKKQYIQCLYAFECKIERGEDPPPEIFTDNKKNQAAKVQPPSPASLCSTAGSGSLQGPQTPQSTSSSMAEGGDLKPPTPASTPHTQMPPMPTGPSVNLQDPFSEGNDPAFPRKNMTPNSAYQSGMSTPDMQGRTNYESNKDPFSNMRKVGEQFLPANQGPNSGMVDQQQQQPPPPPPQQQQQQQQQQQQQQQQQQQQPPPPFNRGQPGVMGSMPMGPRQQYPFGAGYDRRSEQGIGPEGNMGSAAPQPNPMMSANADTGMYSPNRFPPQPPRHDSYGNQYPGQGTPPTGSYPNQQPGMYPQQQQSYKRPVEGGYPPSKRHEADYCGPFQAGQQQPQQQPGGASAPPSGQQETYNQYSSSGPYPSSERRPPGPGGQFPFPFGRERMQGATGPNAQPNMPPQMIPSGPEGPQGGMWQGPRDMNYQNYSSRQGGPGGPPQGPGYPGMNRSDEMMPSEQRMNHDGQWGGQMGPRQPPYGPAGPGQPMSRSVQSSYQPPQGVQNHIPQVSSPASMPRPMESRTSPSKSPYMHGVMKMQKAGPPVPASHIVPPPVQSPLIRRDMPFPPGSIEATHPVLKPRRRLTVKDIGTPEAWRVMMSLKSGLLGESTWALDTINILLYDDNSISTFDLNTLPGLLELVVEYFRRCLIEIFGILREYEVGDPGQRTLLDPDALNQDLGSTDEEEPKAEDIEQEEEEDEEEEDQETERSPHIKEEEEQEQCSGSQDQDGKAENEERKSKVTSSEHPGSLQSLAVDERPKQASKFDKFPLKLVRKKDPFVASQSNNHGKLQEFDSGLLHWSAGGGDSTEHIQAHFEPRRDFLMRRERIPVPPLLLRRRVQEEKSQEHCLATEEEKRKHCDEEEQPKERSSPEKAEYVQKARPLLPCEEERKMVSDTKTIEKGGKTHQDNNRPILSSGGLLSQKARQTGTILEDEPHSKDEGPLIALANWQDSLARRCICISNIVRSLSFVPGNDHEMSKHPGLLLLLGRLILLHHRHPERKQAPLTYEKDEDSDEGVGQRDEWWWDCLGLLRENTLVTLANISGKLDLSIYPESICLPLLDGLLHWAVCPSAEAQDPFPTLGPHSALSPQRLVLETLSKLSIQDNNVDLILATPPFGRLEKLYGNLVRLIGDRKIAVCREMAVVLLANLAQGDSTAARAIAVQKGSVGNLLGFLEDSLAATQLQQSQSTLLHLQGMHYESTSPDMMRRAARALHALAKVEENHLEFTLHESRLLDLSVSPLMNSLVSHVICDVLFLIGQS from the exons ATGGCCGCTCAGGTCGCCAGCGCCGCCACTCTTAACACTAACCCGCCTTCCGAACTCAAAAAGCCGGATCGAGAACCCAAGGAGGAGTCGGCACCGGGGGATAAGCAGTCGGACAAGAAGCAGCCGGGCTCGGACAGCGGATCTCCGGGCCGGGGGGAGCAAGACGGTGCCGACGCTGGAAatgcagggggaggaggggagccTGAGATGAAAAACGGGAATGGGAACCCGCCCAGGGCCAACACCAGTAACCAGAACGACTCCGTGGGCTCGGAGGTAAATAACCACATCGGGTTGGTGCATCACCACGGCCCCGCTTTTCCGCCACCTTCGTACGGATACAGCCAGCACTACGGCCGGGCCCCTTTTCATCAACATGGCGGACAACAAAGCCCTGGCATGGCAGCTGCTGCGGGTACAGCCGTGCAGTCGAACACCATGATGGACCCGTATCAGCCCAACTCACACGAACATGGGTTTTCTAATCACCAGTTTAGCAGCTACAACCCGTTCCCGAACAGGACTCCGTACCCCGGCCAGCCGTTCGCCATGAGCTCCCCTCGCAGCGCTCAGCCGCCGACAGCTGGGGGGCAGCCAGCGAGCGTGAAGCAGCAGACGGCAGCGGGAGGACCCGCGGCGATGGCCGGGTCTTACAACAACCAGAGATATTCTATCGGAAACCCGCAACCGACGTCCACACCGACGCTCAACAAGCTGCTGACGTCCCCCAGCTCCACACGGACATACTCCAGCTACCCGTCCGGCGACTACAGCGGCCCGGAGGGCGCCGGGAAGGGGCCGTCTGACATGAGCAGCGGCAGCGGGCTGTACGGAGGCAGCGCCCCGGCCTGGCAACAAAGAAGCCACCTGTCTTCGCCTCTGAGCCCCGGCGGAGGCGGACAGCCGCTCGCTAGGACCCAG CCACCTGGTCCCATGGATCCAATGGGAAAAATGAGAAGTCAAGCGTACGCGTCAGGCAGTCCGTACAGTCAGCAGTCGCAGCAGGGGCCTCCTACAGGCCCACAGCAGGGGCCAACTTACCCTGGCCAGGGTTATGGACCCCCTGGTCCCCAGCGATATCCAGCAGGAATGCAAGGACGTACCCCAGGAGGCATGGGTGGCATGCCCTACGCCCCACAG atGGGGTCTTTTGGACAACAGGGAGCTGGAGGCTACGGCTCCCAGGGCCAGCCACCATATTATGGCCAGCCGAACCAGGGGCCACACCCAAGCCAACAACAGTCCCCCTACTCCCAAACTTCACAAGTACAACCGGGTGGCCAGACCCCTTACCCAGGGCAAACCCACCCTCTGCCAACTCCTGCCACACACACCCAGGGAGGACCACCTTATCAGCAGCCCCTTATACCCTCACAGTCCCAGGGGCCGCTGTCAGTGCCATCCCAAGGCGCCCCCCAGTCACAGCCACCTTATTCACAAGCCTCGGCCCCACAGAGCGGCCAGTCTCTGTATGCCCAGCAGCAGGGTCCACCCAGCCAGGCCCCACAACAGCCAAACTCCCAGGATGCCCCTGGTTCACAGGGGCAATCCAATTACCCAGGAACCACACAGGGGCCGCAACAGCCCCCCTCACAGCAACAACAGGCACCGTCGCAGCCTCCACAGCAGCCACTGGGACAGAGCCAACACCCACAGGGCCAGCCCGCAGCGTATCCCCAGAatgctcagcagcagcagcagcagcaagcaCAACAGTCACCTTATCAGCGcttccctcctccacccccgCAG GAGGTATCTCAGGACTCATTTCAGTCCGCCACCCCTCCATCCACTCAGCCTAAATCTGGCCCAGAGGATAGTCAGGGCCGTCCCTCCAGCCTTCCG GACTTGTCGGGGTCCATCGATGACCTGCCCATTGGTGCAGAGGGGGCCCTGAGTCCCAGCGTGAACGCTTCAGGTGTGTCCAGCAGCCAGGGTGAGCAGAGTAACCAAGCTCCATCGCCTTTCTCTCCTCACACCTCTCCCCACCTGCCAGGCATCCGAGGGCCTTCCCCTTCCCCGGCTGGCTCCCCTGCTAGCGCCGGTACGCCGCGAGCTGGACCGCTGTCACCCGCCAACATACCAG GGACCCAAATGCCTCCCAGGCCGTCTAGTGTACAGTCAGATGGGAGTTTGCACCCTACAATGAGCCAGTCTCCAATGGCTCAGGACAGAG GCTTCTTACAGAGAAACCACCAGATGCCCCCTTACAGCTCCCCCCAGTCAGGATCTGCACTGTCACCACGTCAAGCCTCAGCTGGACAGATGCATCCTGGGATGGGTCCATATCAACAGAACAACTCCATGGGTGGCTATGGTCAGCAGGGAGGACAATATGGCCCCCAAG GTTATCCCCGACAACCTGGCTACGGCAGCATGCCTAACTCAAACTACCCCGGCCAGGGCATCGGCCCAATGAACCCCCTGAGTGGACAGGGTGGGGGGCCGCCGTACACTGGTATGCCTCCAGGGAGGATTCCTCCTGGTCAAATGGGCACACGCCCCTACGGCCCTGGTATGGGTCCCAATTTGGTCTCCAACATGGGCCCAAACATGCCTCCGAACATGAGCAATATGCCACCCCAGGTGGGTTCGGGAATGTGTCCACCCCCTGGCATGAACAGGAAGCCCCAGGAGCCTGCAGCCATGCAGCACCCGGCCGCCAACTCCATGCACAACAG GATGCCTGGTTACACCAGCATGTCTCCAGGCATGATGGGCTCCGGCCCACCTTATGGTCCTCCCATGAACAACATGCCTGGAATGATGAACACACAGGGTGGATCACCTTATCCAATGGGGCCAAACCTGGCCAATAACTCAGGGG GTGTGGCCCCCAGCCCAGAGGTGAACAATAAGATGAATAACAAAGTAGACGGCAGTGTAACACCCAAGCCAGAGTCCAAATCTAAG AAGTCCAACtcttccaccaccaccaatgAGAAGATAACACGCCTGTATGAGTTGGGGCCGGAGCTGGACCGTAAGATATGGGTCGACCGTTATTTGGCCTTCATCGATGAGAAAGCCATGGGTATGTCCAACCTGCCCGCTGTGGGACGCAAACCACTTGACCTCTTCCGGCTGTATATGTCTGTCAAAGAGATCGGAGGCATGGCACAG GTGAGCAAGAATAAGAAATGGCGTGATCTGGCCTCTACCCTGAACGTGGGAACGTCTAGCAGCGCTGCCAGTTCTTTGAAGAAGCAGTACATCCAGTGTCTTTACGCCTTTGAGTGCAAAATTGAGCGTGGCGAAGACCCCCCTCCTGAAATTTTTACAGACAACAAAAAGAACCAAGCTGCTAAGGTCCAGCCCCCCTCCCCAG CGTCCCTCTGCTCCACAGCTGGGTCAGGCTCTCTGCAGGGTCCTCAAACACCTCAGTCCACCAGCAGTTCCATGGCTGAGGGAGGAGACTTGAAACCTCCCACACCAGCCTCCACTCCTCACACCCAGATGCCCCCCATGCCAACTGGGCCCAG CGTTAACCTCCAGGACCCCTTCTCTGAAGGAAACGACCCCGCTTTTCCCAGAAAGAACATGACGCCAAACTCTGCCTACCAGTCTGGCATGAGTACGCCAGACATGCAGGGGCGCACCAACTACGAATCCAACAAGGATCCTTTCAGTAACATGAGGAAAG tCGGGGAGCAGTTTCTACCTGCTAACCAGGGTCCGAACAGTGGGATGGTGgaccagcaacagcagcagccaccgccaccaccaccacaacaacaacaacaacaacaacaacaacaacagcagcagcaacaacaacagcagcagcagcccccaCCTCCGTTCAACAGGGGACAGCCCGGAGTCATGGGCTCGATGCCAATGGGACCCAGACAGCAGTACCCTTTTGGAGCAGGCTATGATAGGAG ATCAGAGCAAGGAATAGGACCAGAGGGCAACATGGGATCTGCTGCTCCTCAGCCAAACCCGATGATGTCTGCCAATGCTGACACCGGGATGTATTCGCCAAATCGCTTCCCCCCACAGCCGCCACG GCATGATTCCTATGGTAATCAGTATCCTGGACAGGGAACACCCCCTACTGGCTCCTACCCAAATCAGCAGCCTGGAATGTACCCTCAACAGCAACAG AGTTACAAGCGTCCTGTGGAGGGGGGCTACCCTCCATCAAAGCGCCATGAAGCAGACTACTGCGGACCCTTCCAGGCTGgacagcagcagccacagcaACAGCCAGGAGGAGCCTCTGCGCCCCCTTCAGGACAGCAGGAGACGTACAATCAGTACAGCAGCAGTGGGCCCTACCCCAGCTCTGAACGCCGTCCACCGGGGCCGGGGGGTCAGTTCCCCTTTCCCTTTGGTCGTGAGAGGATGCAGGGAGCGACAGGGCCCAATGCTCAGCCCAATATGCCCCCTCAGATGATTCCGTCTGGTCCTGAGGGACCCCAAGGAGGCATGTGGCAGGGGCCCCGAGACATGAACTATCAGAATTACTCCAGCAGACAGGGTGGTCCTGGGGGTCCTCCCCAGGGGCCCGGTTACCCGGGCATGAACCGCTCAGACGAGATGATGCCTTCAGAACAGCGCATGAATCACGACGGCCAGTGGGGGGGTCAAATGGGACCCCGGCAGCCCCCTTACGGTCCAGCAGGACCCGGACAACCGATGTCTCGTTCGGTGCAGTCCAGCTACCAGCCTCCTCAGGGTGTGCAAAACCACATTCCACAGGTGTCCAGCCCGGCCTCCATGCCCCGCCCCATGGAGAGCAGGACATCACCAAGCAAATCTCCCTATATGCACGGAGTAATGAAGATGCAGAAAGCTGGCCCCCCTGTGCCTGCGTCTCACATAGTGCCCCCTCCAGTGCAGTCGCCTCTAATAAGGCGGGACATGCCTTTTCCACCGGGCTCCATAGAAGCTACTCATCCTGTCCTGAAGCCACGTCGGAGACTCACCGTCAAGGATATTG GAACACCAGAGGCCTGGAGAGTTATGATGTCATTAAAATCTGGTTTACTGGGTGAGAGTACCTGGGCTTTGGATACCATCAACATTCTTCTGTATGATGACAACAGTATTTCAACCTTTGATCTGAACACG TTACCTGGTCTACTGGAGTTGGTGGTTGAGTATTTCAGGCGCTGCCTCATCGAGATCTTTGGGATTCTGCGGGAGTATGAAGTGGGAGACCCTGGCCAGAGAACGCTACTTGATCCTGACGCCTTGAATCAAGATTTGGGAAGCACAGACGAAGAGGAACCGAAGGCGGAGGACATAgagcaagaggaagaagaggacgaggaagaggaggaccagGAAACCGAGAGGTCACCTCAtataaaagaggaggaggagcaagagCAGTGCTCTGGGTCTCAGGATCAAGATGGGAAGGCCGAGAATGAGGAGAGGAAAAGCAAGGTTACTTCAAGTGAACACCCCGGCTCGTTGCAATCCTTAGCTGTAGATGAGAGACCCAAACAGGCCAGCAAATTTGACAAATTTCCCCTGAAGTTGGTACGAAAGAAAGACCCATTTGTGGCTAGCCAGTCCAATAACCATGGTAAACTACAAGAGTTTGACAGCGGGTTACTTCACTGGAgcgctggaggaggagactCAACAGAACACATCCAGGCTCACTTTGAACCACGCAGAGACTTCTTGATGCGAAGAGAAAGAATACCCGTGCCCCCACTTTTACTTAGGCGACGAGTCCAAGAAGAAAAGTCGCAGGAGCATTGTTTAGCCAccgaggaggagaagaggaagcatTGCGATGAAGAAGAACAGCCCAAAGAGAGATCTTCCCCAGAGAAAGCAGAATATGTACAAAAGGCCAGGCCCTTGCTCCCAtgtgaggaggaaagaaaaatggtgtctgacacaaaaacaattgAGAAAGGTGGTAAAACTCACCAGGACAATAATAGACCCATTCTTTCCTCCGGGGGTTTATTGAGCCAGAAGGCTCGGCAGACTGGCACCATCTTGGAGGATGAGCCCCACAGTAAAGATGAGGGGCCTCTCATTGCACTGGCTAACTGGCAGGATTCTTTAGCTCGCCGCTGTATTTGTATCTCCAATATTGTCCGCAGTCTCTCTTTTGTGCCAGGCAACGATCACGAGATGTCCAAACATCcggggctgctgctgctactgggACGCCTGATCCTGCTCCACCACAGGCACCCGGAGCGCAAACAGGCTCCACTCACCTATGAGAAGGATGAGGATTCAGATGAGGGAGTGGGCCAAAGGGATGAGTGGTGGTGGGACTGCTTGGGGCTCCTGAGGGAGAACACATTGGTCACATTGGCCAACATCTCAGGCAAACTTGACCTCTCTATCTACCCTGAGAGTATCTGCTTGCCTCTGCTAGACGGTCTTCTTCACTGGGCGGTTTGTCCTTCAGCAGAGGCTCAGGACCCCTTCCCTACCCTGGGACCTCATAGTGCTTTGTCGCCTCAGAGACTGGTCCTCGAGACACTGAGCAAACTGAGCATCCAAGACAACAACGTGGACCTCATCTTGGCCACTCCACCATTTGGCCGTTTGGAGAAACTGTACGGGAACCTGGTGCGGCTAATCGGAGACAGGAAGATCGCAGTCTGCAGAGAGATGGCGGTGGTCCTGCTAGCCAACTTGGCCCAAGGTGATAGTACTGCTGCCCGTGCAATTGCTGTTCAGAAGGGCAGTGTTGGCAACTTGCTAGGATTTCTGGAGGATAGTCTGGCTGCCACACAGCTCCAGCAGAGTCAGAGCACTCTCCTGCACCTACAGGGGATGCACTACGAGTCCACGAGCCCGGACATGATGCGGCGAGCCGCTCGGGCGCTGCATGCCTTAGCAAAGGTGGAGGAGAACCACTTGGAGTTCACACTACACGAGTCACGGCTCCTTGACCTTTCAGTGTCACCGTTAATGAACTCGCTTGTTTCTCATGTAATCTGTGATGTACTCTTTTTGATTGGCCAGTCATGA